In a genomic window of Thiosocius teredinicola:
- a CDS encoding GNAT family N-acetyltransferase, producing the protein MVASIRKAETIDCEGIRDIHVSAFPENESGLVATLAERLLTERTSPETISLVAEVDGHLVGHIAFSPLAMESNAARIGYVLAPLGVRPEYQGAGVGVKLVEAGRQMLSDNGVDMLFVYGDPAYYGRFGFDADLASHFLPPYELTYPFGWQAMALRDSVSDVQPCTLSCVAALRDPALW; encoded by the coding sequence GTGGTCGCGAGCATACGAAAAGCGGAGACCATCGATTGTGAGGGGATTCGCGACATCCATGTGTCTGCGTTCCCTGAAAACGAGAGCGGATTGGTCGCGACGTTGGCGGAACGGCTGCTGACCGAGCGTACGTCGCCGGAAACGATCAGCTTGGTTGCCGAGGTCGACGGTCATCTGGTCGGCCACATAGCATTCAGCCCATTGGCGATGGAGTCCAACGCTGCTCGGATTGGATATGTACTGGCGCCGCTCGGCGTACGACCCGAGTATCAGGGGGCCGGGGTCGGGGTAAAGCTGGTGGAGGCGGGCAGGCAGATGCTTTCAGATAACGGTGTCGACATGCTGTTCGTGTACGGCGATCCGGCGTATTACGGCAGGTTTGGTTTCGATGCCGATTTGGCCAGTCACTTCCTGCCGCCGTACGAATTGACGTATCCGTTCGGTTGGCAGGCGATGGCTTTGCGGGACAGCGTATCTGATGTGCAACCTTGCACGCTCTCATGCGTGGCTGCGCTGCGCGACCCGGCACTGTGGTAA
- a CDS encoding FKBP-type peptidyl-prolyl cis-trans isomerase, translated as MQKPKSGDTVRVHYTGTLDDGTEFDTSRGREPLEFAMGKGQLIAGFENAVADLGVGESCKVTLPPEEAYGEVNQSMVQDVPRELMPEGVELREGMVLQGQSQEGRVDNFTVVSFTEETVKLDANHPLAGKSLTFDIELIAIV; from the coding sequence ATGCAAAAGCCGAAGTCAGGCGACACCGTTCGCGTGCATTACACAGGTACCCTGGATGACGGGACCGAGTTCGATACCTCGCGCGGCCGCGAACCGCTTGAATTTGCGATGGGAAAGGGACAACTGATTGCGGGGTTCGAGAATGCCGTGGCCGATCTTGGTGTTGGGGAGAGCTGCAAGGTCACGCTTCCGCCGGAAGAGGCGTATGGCGAGGTCAACCAATCCATGGTTCAGGACGTGCCGCGCGAGTTGATGCCGGAAGGCGTGGAATTGCGCGAGGGTATGGTGTTGCAGGGGCAGAGCCAGGAGGGCCGTGTCGATAACTTCACGGTCGTGTCTTTCACCGAAGAGACGGTGAAGCTGGATGCCAATCATCCGCTCGCCGGCAAGTCGTTGACCTTCGACATCGAGTTGATCGCGATCGTTTGA
- a CDS encoding sirohydrochlorin chelatase — translation MEPLVLLVDNGSRRAEATLRLRELAAALSVKLERPVAPVSLQHADKIPAVELGGEPANVFAEYVQTRLQAGCREFIILPLFFGESRALTSFIPQQVALLAQTYGAFGVRVADVISPLPAGESRLVDIVASHIGKAAEHLDRSMTHVVLTDHGSPTPVVTNVRKWVAQQLAERLGGGIHLTQAVMERREGPEYDFNGRLLADELDHIASSDDQARVVVAMMFLLPGKHAGDGGDIAEICSAATERNSGLRLQVSALIGDHPLLVDILADRFATAARR, via the coding sequence ATGGAACCACTGGTGCTCCTGGTGGACAACGGGTCGCGACGTGCCGAGGCCACGTTGAGGCTACGCGAGTTGGCTGCGGCCCTCTCCGTGAAGCTAGAGAGGCCCGTGGCGCCGGTGTCTCTGCAGCATGCTGACAAAATACCTGCCGTCGAGTTGGGTGGTGAGCCTGCAAACGTCTTTGCCGAATATGTGCAAACGAGGCTGCAAGCGGGATGCCGAGAGTTCATCATATTGCCGCTGTTCTTCGGCGAAAGCAGGGCCCTGACCTCGTTCATTCCCCAGCAGGTGGCGCTACTTGCGCAGACGTATGGCGCTTTCGGTGTGCGCGTGGCCGACGTGATCTCGCCGTTGCCCGCTGGTGAGTCGCGTTTGGTCGACATTGTGGCATCGCATATCGGGAAAGCAGCAGAGCATCTGGATCGTTCGATGACTCACGTCGTTCTGACCGATCACGGCTCGCCTACGCCGGTCGTGACCAATGTACGCAAATGGGTTGCACAGCAGCTTGCAGAGCGGCTTGGTGGCGGGATCCATCTCACGCAGGCAGTGATGGAGCGCCGCGAGGGCCCCGAGTACGACTTCAACGGGCGACTGTTGGCCGACGAGCTCGATCACATCGCCTCGAGCGATGATCAGGCAAGGGTTGTGGTCGCCATGATGTTCTTGTTGCCGGGTAAGCACGCCGGTGACGGCGGCGACATAGCGGAGATCTGCAGTGCTGCTACAGAGCGCAACTCCGGGCTTCGGCTGCAGGTATCCGCCCTGATCGGTGATCATCCTCTGTTGGTCGATATCCTGGCAGACAGGTTTGCAACTGCTGCTCGACGCTAG
- a CDS encoding cytochrome c: MKRIASISALFLLLAGFPIGAAGGENDTDSRLSLQLTPSEENQFLSEMRQMLASIQGILAGIGSEDRELIARSARTSGNRMARATPDTVRQKLPEAFKELGGPTHLMFEELAIRAETDDMSSLAEFTGQLMHQCLNCHASFKTN; the protein is encoded by the coding sequence ATGAAACGTATTGCCAGTATATCGGCGTTGTTTTTGCTGTTGGCAGGTTTCCCAATCGGGGCTGCAGGCGGCGAGAACGACACCGACAGCCGATTGAGTTTGCAGCTGACACCGAGCGAGGAGAATCAGTTCCTGTCCGAGATGCGCCAGATGCTGGCCAGTATCCAGGGCATACTCGCCGGAATAGGCAGCGAAGATCGCGAGTTGATCGCGCGTTCAGCGAGGACATCCGGCAACCGAATGGCGCGCGCGACGCCAGATACTGTGCGGCAGAAGTTGCCTGAGGCGTTCAAGGAGTTGGGCGGTCCGACTCACCTGATGTTCGAAGAGTTGGCGATTCGTGCGGAAACCGACGATATGTCATCGTTGGCCGAGTTTACCGGGCAGTTGATGCATCAATGTTTGAATTGTCATGCGAGCTTCAAGACCAATTGA